The following are from one region of the Rosettibacter firmus genome:
- a CDS encoding TIM-barrel domain-containing protein, with protein sequence MKKLLSIIFLITIITSGKDKNNFCKIYTTGINDDVVIEIISQELKNNLKIFPNETIGKGSIFFETPAGKTWLRGKPVKIEEEENSLKAVWSLNNQNILFYIKKENNSFKIKLSMLDNDKSNSINIIKWGFNLNATNDEYFTGLFERVVDGNQKESWRKGITEALNLRGQTVEMIIKPTLSLYTPFYISSNGYGLFVEGTWPGRYDFCKEAENYVQIEFEGPALSFIIYTAKNPLDLVKAHTLHAGPPILPPKWAFMPYRWKDNHTNLKKYFDSTEVTAPYNSMVVEDILMMKALDIPLGVYWVDRPWAKGEEGYEDFEWDTTRFPNAEAMIKWLNKKDIKFLLWIAPWIHGKMAEEAKVKGYELPPKINTKRVLIDFTNPDAVKWWQENGLAKVLKQGVKGFKLDRGEEIVPESMNIKVFDGRTARENRNDYVVQYVKATHDIAKKIHGDDFILFPRAGYTGSSKYSAFWGGDIGSPPEGLRCAIIAQQRASIIGFPIWGSDTGGYWQGDLDREVLARWLAFSCFSPIMEVGPTEDRGLWDMKKEPHYDTEILAIWRLYSKIHVMLVDYSFKAAQLAHKEGIPIVRPLFLIYPEQKQSWEEWQTYLYGSDILVSAIWKKNQSSQKVYLPAGEEWIDAWNPEKIYKGGQFIDVNTPLYKIPIFIRKGSEVNLGDLNKLYEESLKIVQTKPDLKSLQEKEEW encoded by the coding sequence ATGAAGAAATTATTATCAATAATATTTCTAATAACAATCATCACTTCAGGAAAAGATAAAAACAATTTTTGTAAAATCTACACAACTGGTATTAATGATGATGTAGTTATTGAAATTATCAGTCAAGAATTAAAAAATAATTTAAAAATCTTTCCTAATGAAACTATTGGCAAAGGAAGTATATTCTTTGAAACACCTGCAGGAAAAACATGGTTACGGGGCAAACCAGTAAAAATTGAAGAGGAAGAAAATTCACTAAAAGCTGTTTGGTCTTTAAACAATCAAAATATTTTATTCTACATTAAAAAAGAGAATAACAGTTTTAAAATCAAACTTTCAATGTTAGATAATGATAAAAGTAATTCAATTAACATAATAAAATGGGGCTTTAATCTTAATGCTACAAACGATGAATATTTTACTGGTTTATTTGAACGAGTTGTAGATGGAAATCAAAAAGAATCATGGCGAAAAGGTATTACAGAAGCATTGAATCTTCGTGGACAAACAGTTGAAATGATAATTAAACCAACTCTTTCACTTTATACTCCATTTTATATTTCTTCAAATGGATATGGATTATTTGTAGAAGGAACGTGGCCTGGACGATATGATTTTTGTAAAGAAGCTGAAAATTATGTACAAATTGAATTTGAGGGACCAGCACTCAGTTTCATTATTTATACTGCAAAAAATCCTCTCGATTTAGTAAAAGCACATACATTGCATGCTGGACCTCCAATTTTACCTCCTAAGTGGGCATTTATGCCTTATAGATGGAAAGATAATCATACCAATTTGAAAAAATATTTCGATAGCACAGAAGTTACAGCTCCATACAACAGTATGGTTGTTGAAGATATATTAATGATGAAAGCTTTAGATATACCACTTGGAGTTTATTGGGTTGATAGACCATGGGCAAAAGGTGAAGAAGGTTATGAAGATTTTGAATGGGACACAACAAGATTTCCAAATGCAGAAGCAATGATAAAATGGCTCAATAAAAAAGATATAAAATTTTTACTGTGGATAGCTCCATGGATTCATGGTAAAATGGCAGAAGAAGCAAAAGTTAAAGGATATGAGCTTCCTCCAAAAATTAATACTAAAAGAGTTCTAATTGATTTCACAAATCCAGATGCGGTAAAATGGTGGCAGGAAAATGGTCTTGCTAAAGTTTTAAAACAGGGTGTAAAAGGATTTAAACTTGATCGTGGAGAAGAAATTGTTCCAGAATCTATGAACATCAAAGTATTTGATGGCAGAACAGCAAGAGAAAATCGTAATGATTATGTTGTTCAATACGTAAAAGCTACTCATGATATTGCAAAAAAAATTCATGGTGATGATTTTATATTATTCCCAAGAGCTGGATATACAGGTAGTTCAAAGTATAGTGCATTCTGGGGTGGAGATATTGGTTCGCCACCTGAAGGTTTAAGATGTGCAATCATTGCTCAACAACGTGCTTCAATAATTGGTTTTCCAATATGGGGTTCAGATACTGGTGGATACTGGCAAGGAGATTTAGATCGCGAAGTCCTTGCTCGATGGCTTGCATTTAGTTGCTTCTCACCAATTATGGAAGTTGGTCCAACTGAAGATCGTGGATTATGGGATATGAAAAAGGAACCTCATTACGATACTGAAATTCTTGCTATATGGAGATTATATTCAAAAATTCATGTTATGCTGGTTGATTATTCATTTAAAGCTGCTCAATTAGCTCATAAAGAAGGAATTCCTATTGTAAGACCATTATTTTTAATTTATCCAGAACAAAAACAATCTTGGGAAGAATGGCAAACATATTTATATGGCTCTGATATTCTCGTATCTGCTATATGGAAGAAAAATCAATCTTCTCAAAAAGTTTATTTACCTGCTGGCGAAGAATGGATCGATGCATGGAATCCAGAAAAAATTTATAAAGGTGGACAATTCATAGATGTTAATACTCCTCTTTACAAAATTCCTATCTTTATTCGCAAAGGATCAGAAGTAAATTTAGGTGACCTGAATAAATTATATGAAGAATCATTAAAAATCGTTCAAACAAAACCTGATTTAAAATCATTACAGGAAAAAGAAGAATGGTAA
- a CDS encoding uroporphyrinogen decarboxylase family protein, with amino-acid sequence MKGKILFHYLEKAYNEKKRLIAPLLGFPALKLINSTIKLAQQNYYEHYKALKSIAETFQPDAIFPLMDLSVEANALGRYTLFPVDDSATVVTEEITNDELEKMKEIDIRYDSRLLGYVETIKLMRINFSNKILIGAYVTGPYTLAGLLLGASNAATLSITNPDYLKQVCEIVTEKILNYVKLLINAGAQIICVLEPSAVMLGPEQFNLFSKNYVNKICNLCIDTEISVVYHICGNSMHLIDKMCESGVDALSLDSKEAGVDLVAVAKKVPENIIIIGNICPTGNILIGKPEDVCNEVNNLLIQMNPYKNFILSTGCDLPKEVPVENIKAFIEAGRNFKIEY; translated from the coding sequence ATGAAAGGGAAAATTTTATTTCATTATCTCGAAAAAGCTTATAATGAAAAGAAAAGATTAATTGCCCCTTTGTTAGGATTTCCTGCATTAAAATTAATTAACTCAACAATTAAACTTGCTCAACAAAATTATTATGAACATTATAAAGCTTTAAAATCAATTGCAGAAACTTTCCAGCCTGATGCAATTTTTCCATTGATGGATTTATCTGTTGAAGCTAATGCACTTGGTAGATACACATTATTTCCAGTTGATGACTCAGCAACTGTAGTAACAGAAGAAATAACAAATGATGAACTGGAAAAGATGAAAGAAATTGATATACGATATGATTCACGTCTACTTGGTTATGTTGAAACTATAAAACTTATGAGAATAAATTTTTCTAATAAAATTCTAATTGGTGCATATGTTACTGGTCCTTATACGCTTGCAGGACTCCTTTTAGGGGCGAGTAATGCAGCAACTCTTTCAATAACCAATCCTGATTATCTTAAACAAGTTTGCGAAATAGTTACTGAAAAGATTCTCAATTATGTAAAACTTCTAATTAACGCTGGAGCACAAATTATTTGCGTTCTGGAACCAAGTGCTGTAATGCTTGGGCCAGAGCAGTTTAATTTATTTTCAAAAAATTATGTTAATAAAATTTGTAATCTTTGCATCGATACAGAAATTTCAGTGGTTTATCATATCTGTGGAAATTCAATGCATTTAATTGATAAAATGTGTGAGTCTGGAGTTGATGCATTAAGTCTGGATTCAAAAGAAGCTGGTGTAGATTTAGTTGCAGTTGCTAAAAAAGTTCCTGAGAATATTATAATTATTGGAAATATTTGTCCCACAGGAAATATCCTTATTGGCAAACCAGAAGATGTGTGTAATGAAGTTAATAATCTTTTGATTCAAATGAATCCATATAAAAATTTTATTTTAAGTACAGGTTGCGATTTACCAAAAGAAGTTCCTGTTGAGAATATAAAAGCATTTATAGAAGCAGGTAGGAATTTCAAAATAGAATATTGA
- a CDS encoding DUF362 domain-containing protein, whose product MKNHKGFTRRDFIKTVGITSTGLMLTQLYPKKLFAFPSFKMFDYKAKVAITRANNYERNFIKQKVQYLFEQLDGIKDLFYNGKRVAIKINLTGGSGSAYSSRLKGTDIREAMWTHPEVMRAVIELIIDSGVNPKDIFIVEALWDDSSFNNFGYKDIKDNLGVNFINLNKPEPYSDFAELPVGDNKFYYSSFKSNRILSEVDLFVSIPKLKHHFEAGYTGAIKNHVGIVPKQLYELPNDRSRRGALHQEGGPSNTHLPKSISDLLIARPIHLSVIDGIKNAIGGEGVWNPTFEPAEYNVLIAGKDAVATDSVGAFVMGRDPSKSKLQLPAGGECDNYLYMLNQKGYGINNLNEIDIVGDGKDLITSLKEEVNISLPDEYQLMQNFPNPFNPSTRIGFYIPKNEFVDLRVYDITGREIKKIINKEISAGYHEIVFDADNLSSGIYFYRITTQNFYDAKKMILQK is encoded by the coding sequence ATGAAAAATCACAAAGGTTTTACTCGTAGAGATTTTATTAAAACTGTTGGTATTACTTCAACAGGATTAATGTTAACTCAATTATATCCAAAAAAATTATTTGCTTTTCCTTCCTTTAAGATGTTTGATTATAAAGCAAAGGTAGCAATTACCAGAGCTAATAATTATGAACGAAATTTTATTAAACAAAAAGTGCAATATTTATTTGAACAACTCGATGGAATTAAAGATTTATTTTATAATGGGAAAAGAGTTGCAATTAAAATAAATCTTACAGGTGGTTCAGGCTCTGCTTATAGTTCGAGATTGAAAGGGACTGATATACGTGAAGCAATGTGGACACATCCTGAAGTAATGCGAGCAGTAATTGAGTTAATAATTGATAGTGGAGTTAATCCAAAAGATATCTTTATAGTAGAAGCTTTATGGGATGATAGTTCATTCAACAATTTTGGTTATAAAGATATAAAAGATAATCTTGGCGTTAATTTTATTAACCTGAATAAACCTGAACCGTATTCAGATTTTGCTGAACTACCTGTTGGTGATAATAAATTTTATTATAGCTCTTTTAAATCCAACAGAATTTTAAGTGAAGTTGATTTATTTGTTTCTATACCAAAATTAAAACATCATTTCGAAGCTGGTTACACGGGAGCAATTAAAAATCATGTTGGAATTGTTCCAAAACAACTTTATGAATTACCTAATGATAGGTCAAGAAGAGGTGCTTTGCATCAAGAAGGAGGACCTTCAAATACTCATCTGCCAAAATCAATAAGTGATTTATTAATCGCACGACCAATTCATTTATCTGTAATTGATGGAATTAAAAATGCTATTGGTGGCGAAGGTGTCTGGAATCCCACATTTGAACCTGCTGAGTATAATGTTTTAATAGCTGGAAAAGATGCAGTTGCAACAGATAGCGTGGGTGCTTTTGTGATGGGACGAGATCCATCGAAATCAAAGTTACAATTGCCTGCAGGTGGAGAATGCGATAACTACCTTTATATGTTAAATCAAAAAGGTTATGGAATAAATAATCTTAATGAAATTGATATTGTAGGTGATGGAAAAGATTTAATTACTTCTCTTAAAGAAGAAGTAAATATTTCTTTACCTGATGAATATCAACTGATGCAAAATTTTCCCAATCCATTTAATCCTTCCACAAGAATTGGTTTTTATATTCCAAAAAATGAATTTGTTGATTTAAGAGTTTATGACATAACAGGAAGAGAGATTAAAAAAATTATTAATAAAGAAATTTCTGCTGGTTATCATGAGATTGTTTTTGATGCAGATAATTTATCTTCTGGAATTTATTTCTATAGAATTACCACACAAAATTTTTATGATGCAAAAAAGATGATTCTACAGAAATAA
- a CDS encoding glycoside hydrolase family 65, with product MSIYKKIFLFVLSFTLIHSVCSGKEKINRYELVHRHIPINTKLDSLSPFTVGNGKFAFTVDFTGLQSFPEYYEKGIPLCTQSEWGWHSLPDEFNYKLEDTFEYYDYYGRKIPFASNQNSKAAEWLRANPHRLNLARIGLKIFNDDSTEISINHIKNILQKEDIWEGIIKSSFDINNKKVFVKTAVHPELDLIAVSIQSDLIQERRVAIEFSFPYGSTQWGKNASDWESNDKHSSDIIYHDSNYVIIKRTLDTTNYFVTIKFSGAKLNQKSKHTFLLSVEPAEKFEFSVLFSKNQSDLKLPDINETFNASKIHWKNFWETGGAIDFSECTDEFANELERRIILSRYLTAIQCGGKYPPQETGLTFNSWYGKFHLEMAWWHLVHFVLWGKPEFLEDKMDWYKQILPLAKKNSLLQGFKGAKFPKMVSPDGRESPSKVGVFLIWQQPHIIYFAELLYQYYRNDSILHKYKDLVFETADFLSSFAHWDEKNKRYVLGPPLIPAQEIYKPATTYNPAFELSYWKFGLKTALEWKKRLRLSIDKNWKHVLENLSEIPLKDSLYQNAENALNTFEDVKNCKDHPTLLAPLGMIPDESINKSIMRKTLKKVLELWDWESTWGWDYPMMAMTAARIGEPELAIKCLKMSVKKNTYLNNGHNYQDERLPIYLPGNGGLLTAVAMMASGWNKNKIFAPGFPKNGKWKIKVEGIMPLL from the coding sequence ATGAGTATCTACAAGAAAATATTTTTGTTTGTTTTATCATTTACATTAATTCATTCTGTTTGTTCAGGTAAAGAAAAGATTAATAGATATGAATTAGTTCATCGCCATATCCCTATCAATACAAAATTAGATTCGCTTTCACCTTTTACAGTTGGGAATGGTAAATTCGCTTTTACTGTTGACTTCACTGGTCTACAATCTTTTCCTGAATATTATGAAAAAGGAATTCCTTTGTGCACACAATCTGAATGGGGATGGCACTCTCTTCCTGATGAGTTTAATTATAAACTCGAAGATACATTTGAATATTATGATTATTATGGTAGAAAAATTCCTTTTGCATCAAATCAAAATTCAAAAGCTGCTGAATGGTTGAGAGCAAATCCACACAGACTTAATTTAGCAAGAATCGGCTTGAAGATTTTTAATGATGACTCTACAGAAATCAGTATTAATCATATAAAAAATATTTTACAGAAAGAAGATATATGGGAAGGGATAATTAAAAGTTCTTTTGATATAAATAATAAAAAAGTATTTGTCAAAACTGCTGTACATCCAGAACTTGATTTAATTGCGGTGAGCATTCAATCAGATTTAATACAGGAAAGAAGAGTGGCTATTGAATTCAGTTTCCCTTATGGTTCTACACAGTGGGGCAAAAATGCATCTGATTGGGAAAGCAATGATAAACATTCTTCGGATATAATTTATCACGATTCGAATTATGTTATTATAAAAAGAACTTTAGATACAACAAATTATTTTGTTACAATTAAGTTTAGCGGGGCAAAATTAAATCAAAAATCTAAACATACTTTTTTGTTGAGTGTTGAACCTGCAGAAAAATTTGAATTCAGTGTGTTGTTTTCTAAAAATCAAAGTGATTTAAAGTTACCTGATATAAATGAAACTTTTAATGCATCAAAAATTCACTGGAAAAATTTCTGGGAAACAGGCGGAGCAATCGATTTTTCAGAATGCACAGATGAATTTGCAAATGAACTGGAAAGAAGAATTATCTTATCTCGATATTTAACTGCAATTCAATGTGGGGGTAAATATCCACCTCAGGAAACTGGTCTAACTTTTAATAGCTGGTATGGAAAATTTCATCTTGAAATGGCGTGGTGGCATCTGGTGCATTTTGTATTATGGGGTAAACCAGAATTTCTCGAAGATAAGATGGATTGGTACAAACAGATATTACCACTTGCTAAAAAAAATTCTTTGTTACAGGGATTCAAAGGTGCTAAGTTTCCCAAAATGGTTTCTCCAGATGGAAGAGAAAGTCCATCAAAAGTTGGAGTGTTTTTAATCTGGCAACAACCTCATATTATTTATTTTGCAGAACTCTTATATCAATATTACAGGAATGATTCTATACTTCATAAATATAAAGATTTAGTTTTTGAAACAGCAGATTTTCTTTCTTCTTTTGCTCACTGGGATGAGAAAAATAAAAGATATGTTCTGGGTCCACCTTTAATACCTGCACAGGAAATATATAAACCTGCAACAACATACAATCCTGCTTTTGAATTATCATACTGGAAATTTGGATTAAAAACTGCATTAGAATGGAAAAAACGCCTAAGGTTATCAATTGATAAAAACTGGAAACATGTTTTAGAAAATTTATCTGAAATTCCTCTAAAAGATAGTTTATATCAAAATGCAGAAAATGCATTAAACACTTTTGAAGATGTGAAAAATTGTAAAGACCATCCAACTTTACTTGCCCCATTGGGTATGATTCCTGATGAATCAATAAATAAATCAATTATGAGAAAGACACTCAAAAAAGTTTTAGAGTTATGGGATTGGGAAAGCACATGGGGATGGGATTATCCAATGATGGCAATGACAGCTGCAAGAATTGGTGAGCCAGAATTAGCCATTAAATGTTTGAAGATGAGTGTGAAGAAAAATACATATTTAAATAATGGTCACAATTATCAGGATGAAAGATTGCCTATTTATCTACCAGGTAATGGTGGATTGTTAACTGCTGTTGCCATGATGGCTTCAGGCTGGAATAAAAATAAAATTTTTGCTCCTGGTTTTCCCAAAAACGGTAAATGGAAAATAAAGGTCGAAGGAATTATGCCCCTACTTTAA
- a CDS encoding SMP-30/gluconolactonase/LRE family protein has translation MRILKIFLLVIYFLLFINFVTIAQIINSKGIIVEIIAGGFQFVEGPVWKDGSLLFSDIPANTVYKWAPDSGIKIFLRPSGNSNGLALDKNGNLLLAQHGLRQVARLEKDGKLTSLATHYDGKRLNSPNDIALKSDGSIFFTDPPYGINSSQEELHFYGIYRISPQGNLQLLDKTLSRPNGIAFSPDEKKLYVSDSEARTIYEWDVVDDSMITNKKKFAYMPPQGYADGMKVDKYGFIFASGPTGIWIFSPDGSVIDTIPIPGQTTNCCFGEDGKTLFVTSGNSVYRVKNIYTDIRDKEKIPQKSFRLNYNYPNPFNSTTIISYSIDEPTYVKLTLFDELGCKVRTLVDAYQNPDNYRILFNAENLSSGVYFYQLLTGNKYIDTKKMILLR, from the coding sequence ATGAGAATTTTAAAAATTTTTTTATTGGTAATATATTTTTTGTTGTTCATTAATTTTGTTACAATTGCTCAGATTATTAATTCAAAAGGAATTATTGTAGAAATAATAGCAGGGGGATTTCAGTTTGTTGAGGGACCTGTATGGAAAGATGGAAGTTTATTGTTCAGCGATATACCAGCTAATACAGTTTATAAATGGGCTCCTGATTCGGGCATTAAAATTTTTTTAAGACCTTCAGGAAATTCTAATGGATTGGCATTGGACAAAAATGGAAATTTATTATTAGCTCAACATGGATTAAGACAGGTTGCAAGATTAGAAAAAGATGGTAAATTAACTTCACTTGCAACACATTATGATGGTAAAAGATTGAATAGTCCAAACGATATTGCTTTGAAATCAGACGGTTCAATTTTCTTTACTGATCCTCCTTATGGAATTAATTCCAGTCAGGAAGAACTTCATTTTTATGGAATTTATCGAATTAGTCCACAGGGTAATTTACAATTGCTTGATAAAACTTTATCTCGACCAAATGGAATTGCTTTTTCTCCTGATGAAAAAAAATTATATGTAAGTGATTCAGAAGCAAGAACTATTTATGAATGGGATGTGGTTGATGATTCAATGATTACAAACAAAAAGAAGTTTGCTTATATGCCTCCTCAAGGTTATGCAGATGGAATGAAAGTAGATAAATATGGTTTTATATTTGCTTCTGGACCAACTGGTATATGGATTTTTAGTCCAGATGGAAGTGTAATTGATACAATTCCTATCCCTGGTCAAACCACAAATTGTTGTTTTGGTGAAGACGGAAAAACTCTATTTGTAACATCAGGTAATTCAGTTTATAGAGTAAAAAATATTTATACTGATATTAGAGATAAAGAAAAAATCCCACAAAAGTCATTTCGTCTAAACTATAATTATCCTAATCCTTTTAATTCTACAACAATAATTTCATATTCTATTGATGAACCTACTTACGTTAAACTTACTTTGTTTGATGAATTGGGTTGTAAAGTTCGTACGCTTGTTGATGCATATCAAAATCCTGATAATTATAGAATTTTATTTAATGCCGAAAATCTTTCAAGCGGTGTATATTTTTATCAATTACTTACTGGTAACAAATATATTGATACCAAAAAAATGATTTTATTGAGATAA
- a CDS encoding T9SS type A sorting domain-containing protein, which translates to MKTFIKIIFLVNIIISNLLLAQLQRDIVQGNLIQFNDNGLWCWFQDERCVVDTINKKIILGSVANPSGFGGNSRSSSIEAVIFDNNFRIPVRYFLAKLSNDDHNAPAFLITAEGNYIAMYSDHYDKYKNRYRIFNGKIWSPEQAYDWTKRPGGTDYTIAYNNLYYLSDEKRIYNFSRANHRTPNFIIFDDNGTTWLWGGQLTTNSSNSYNKGYYKYWSNGKDRIDFIFTEQHPRDTLTSIYHGYIKDGKAFKSDGTLVDENIYDTTFIPAYWHFTKVFENGTKIGNNTFYRCWQSDLVRYKDGTIAAIITARMNQSVSYGYPDNQVNPEHAFIYCRYDGNNWSYTFLDKAGLKFYDSEADYVGLGALCPDDPNIIFISSPYDPRDTTIKLNVREIFKGVTSDNGITWEWTPITQNSSRDNIRPIVPAWNNNNLALIWCRGTYTSAQNYDAVIVGIIENKDEILSKKFYVDASINNTTFEDGSPFIITGPDSNPGQADNKWHFRTDYGNDNSIFTSSELGGENAQMLKTEITVSKKGIYDVWINFWANPSADWRIKAGLSKNNMWTYRHIASHTVNKDEYNNNIIVNQDNLYLYQAYLGRLDVKDSLSFYVYIDDDATKIGSSSTLTGDITRTWYDGISYAKVELKNPVYIANENTVPHEFVLNQNYPNPFNPITTISYQIPEGGFVILKIYDVLGREISTLVNQFQNAGNYYINFDGSNLTSGVYFYKLSVNSQHSSTKKMILLR; encoded by the coding sequence ATGAAAACTTTTATTAAGATAATATTTTTAGTGAATATCATTATCTCGAATTTATTGTTAGCACAGTTACAGAGAGATATTGTACAAGGGAACTTAATTCAATTTAATGATAATGGCTTATGGTGTTGGTTTCAGGATGAAAGATGTGTAGTTGATACTATTAATAAAAAAATAATTCTTGGAAGTGTTGCAAATCCCTCAGGTTTTGGCGGTAATTCAAGAAGTAGCTCAATTGAAGCTGTAATCTTTGATAATAATTTTAGAATCCCTGTTCGCTATTTTTTAGCAAAGTTAAGTAATGATGATCATAATGCCCCGGCATTTTTAATTACTGCTGAAGGAAATTATATTGCAATGTATTCCGACCATTATGATAAGTATAAAAATCGTTATAGAATTTTTAATGGTAAAATATGGTCTCCAGAACAGGCATACGATTGGACAAAAAGACCTGGTGGAACAGACTATACAATAGCCTATAATAACTTATATTATCTTTCTGATGAAAAAAGAATATACAATTTTTCAAGAGCAAATCATCGTACCCCTAATTTTATTATTTTTGATGATAATGGAACAACATGGTTATGGGGAGGTCAATTAACTACTAATTCAAGTAATTCTTATAATAAAGGTTATTATAAATACTGGAGTAATGGAAAGGATAGAATAGATTTTATTTTTACAGAACAACATCCAAGAGATACATTAACAAGTATATATCATGGTTACATCAAAGATGGTAAAGCATTTAAATCAGATGGTACACTTGTAGATGAAAATATTTATGATACTACATTTATTCCAGCATACTGGCATTTTACAAAAGTATTTGAGAACGGGACTAAAATTGGTAATAATACATTTTATCGTTGTTGGCAGTCGGATCTGGTTAGATATAAAGATGGTACAATTGCAGCAATTATTACTGCAAGAATGAATCAAAGCGTAAGTTATGGATATCCAGATAATCAAGTAAATCCTGAACATGCTTTTATCTATTGCAGGTATGATGGTAATAATTGGTCTTACACATTTTTAGATAAAGCTGGTTTGAAATTTTATGATTCTGAAGCAGATTATGTTGGACTTGGAGCTCTTTGTCCTGATGATCCCAATATAATTTTTATTTCATCTCCTTATGATCCTCGTGATACTACAATTAAATTAAATGTACGAGAAATATTTAAAGGTGTTACAAGTGATAATGGAATAACCTGGGAATGGACACCAATAACTCAAAATTCATCAAGAGATAATATTAGACCCATTGTTCCTGCCTGGAATAATAATAACTTAGCCTTAATATGGTGCCGTGGCACATATACTTCAGCTCAAAATTATGATGCTGTTATTGTTGGAATAATTGAAAATAAAGATGAAATTTTATCTAAAAAGTTTTATGTGGATGCTTCAATTAATAATACTACATTTGAAGATGGTTCTCCATTTATTATTACAGGACCAGATTCTAATCCAGGACAAGCAGATAACAAATGGCATTTTCGAACTGATTATGGCAATGATAATTCCATATTTACATCTTCTGAATTGGGAGGAGAAAATGCACAAATGCTCAAGACTGAAATTACAGTTTCTAAAAAAGGGATTTATGATGTATGGATTAATTTCTGGGCAAATCCTTCTGCAGATTGGAGAATAAAAGCAGGATTATCGAAGAATAATATGTGGACTTATCGTCATATTGCTTCTCACACTGTAAATAAAGATGAATACAATAATAATATAATTGTTAATCAAGATAATTTATATTTATATCAAGCATATTTGGGAAGATTAGATGTTAAAGATAGCTTATCATTTTATGTATATATTGATGATGATGCAACTAAAATAGGTTCAAGTTCAACATTAACTGGTGATATAACAAGAACATGGTATGATGGAATTAGTTATGCAAAAGTTGAATTGAAAAATCCTGTATATATTGCAAATGAAAATACTGTACCACATGAATTTGTTCTAAATCAAAATTACCCTAATCCATTTAATCCAATTACAACAATAAGCTATCAAATTCCAGAAGGGGGCTTTGTTATATTAAAAATTTATGATGTACTTGGAAGAGAAATATCAACACTTGTTAATCAATTTCAAAATGCTGGCAATTACTATATAAACTTTGATGGAAGTAATCTAACTTCAGGTGTTTATTTTTATAAGTTAAGCGTAAATTCTCAACATTCTTCAACGAAGAAAATGATATTATTACGTTAA